GCCGCAATACGATACACGTACTATGAGTAACCCGTGGATAGCGATCGGCGCGTTGGGGGTCGTCGCGATCGGCCTCCCGCTGGTGATGATGGCGATGTCTGCGATGCTTCGCCCCACCGTGCCGGAGCAAGGGAAATCCGCCACCTACGAGAGCGGCGAGGTCCCGACGGGCACCACGCGCATCCGGTTCAACATCCAGTACTACATGGTTGCGCTCCTGTTCGTCATTTTCGACATCGAGACGGTCCTGATCTTTCCGTGGACCGTCATCTACCGAAACGCCGTCTCGGAGGCGGGCCTCGCACAGGCGCTGGTCCCGATGTTGATCTTCATCGGCGTCCTCCTCGTCGGTCTCGTCTGGGCGTGGCGCAACGGTGCGGTCCGCTGGGTGCGTTCGGACCGCACAGACAGACAGCAGGTAGAAACATGAGTAGCCAAAACACAACGACGACCTCGGCACAGACCACGCAGGAGGCTCGGATGGGCGAGGGGGTGGACGCCCGGTTCAACTCCAAGCTCCGCGAGGCGTTCGGCTCCACGCCGTTCATCCTCACCAAGTTCGACAAGTTCATGAACTGGGTCCGGGGCTCCTCCATGTTCATGCTGCAGTTCGGCATCGCCTGCTGCAGCATCGAGATGATGCACACCTACGCGGTCAAACACGACCTCGACCGCTTCGGTGCCGGCGTCCCGCGCGCCTCGCCGCGACAGGCCGACGTGATCATCGTCCCGGGCACCATCGTCTCGAAGTTCGCCCCGCGCATGAAGCGCGTCTACGACCAGATGCCCGAGCCGAAGTTCGTCGTCGGGATGGGCTCCTGTACGATCTCCGGCGGCCCCTTCCAGGAGGGCTACAACGTCATCAAGGGTGCCGAGGAGGTCATCCCGGTGGACATCCACGTCCCCGGGTGCCCCCCGCGCCCCGAGGCGCTCGTCTACGGCGTCGCGAAGCTCCAGGAGCGCGTCGCCAACGGCGAGACCTCCCCGGTGACGGTCAAGCCGTACGAACTCGAGCAGTTCGGCGACCTCGACCGCGACGAACTCGTCCAGCACCTCGCGAGCCAGATCGACGAGGAGGACCTCGTCATGCGCTACAACTGGGCGGAGTCGCCATGAGCCTGGAAGAACCCACTCCCGGATCGGCGACCGAGGTCGGCGTCACCGAGCAGGGACTCGACTACGACGCGATCGAGTCGCTCCTCGGCGACCTCGTCGTCGGCCGCGAGTCGCACGTCAACGCCGAGTCGTTCGTCGTCCGCCCCGACCGGGTGGCGGCCGCGCTCGACCGCCTCAAGAACCGGGCCGGCTTCGATCACCTGTCGTGCGTCACGGCCCAGGAGTACGAGGACCGCTTCGAGAGCATCTACCACCTGAAGAAGTACGCCGACCCGACCCACGAGGTCAACCTCGTCGTACCGACGGGGCGCGAGAACCCCCACAGCCAGTCCGGGAACGCGGTCTTCCGCACCGCGGACTGGCACGAGCGGGAGGCCTACGACCTCGTCGGCATCGAGTACGACGACCACCCCGATCTCCGGCGAATCCTCCTGCCGGAGACCTGGCAGGGTCATCCCCTTCGCCTCGACTACGATCAGGAGCAGCCCCAGGTCGTCGCCTTCCGGGAACACGCGAACCCCCTCCAGCAGGACCAGCGCGACGACGACACGGACACGATGTTCGTCAACATCGGGCCGCACCACCCGGCGACCCACGGGGTGTTGCACCTGAAGACGACGCTCGACGGCGAACAGGTCGCTGACGTCGATCCCGACATCGGTTACCTCCACCGCTGTGAGGAGCAGATGTGCCAGCAGAGCACCTACCGCCACCAGATCATGCCCTACCCCGACCGCTGGGACTACATCTCCGCGGGCATCCTCAACGAGTGGGCGTACGCGCGCGCGGCGGAGGACCTCGCCGACATCGACGTCCCGGAGTACGCACAGATCATCCGCACCATGAGCGCGGAGCTGTGCCGCATCGCGAGCCACATGCTCGCGGTGGGGACGTTCGCGCTCGACGTCTACGGCGACTTCACCGCCATCTTCATGTACGCGACGCGGGACCGCGAGATCGTCCAGAACATCCTGGAGGACCTCACCGGCCAGCGGCTCATGTTCAACTACCTCCGGCTGGGCGGCGTGGCGTGGGACCTGCCGGATCCCCGCGAGGAGTTCTTCGAGAAGACCCGCGACTTCCTCGACGACCTGCCCGCCAAACTCGAGGAGTACCACGACCTCATCACGGGCAACGAGATCTTCCAGCTCCGCTGCGTGAACACCGGCGTCCTCGAACCGGACGTGGCGAAGAGCTACGGGACGACGGGACCGGTCGCGCGTGGGTCGGGCATCGACTACGACCTGCGGCGGGACGATCCCTACGGGTACTACCCCGACCTCGACTGGAACGTCGTCGTCGAGGACGGCTGTGACAACTTCGCGCGCGTGCTCGTCCGCCTCCGCGAGGTCGAAGAATCCGCGAAGATCATCGAACAGTGTCTCGACCTGCTCGAAGACTGGCCGGAAGACGATCGCGAGATCCAGAGCAACGTCCCTCGCACCCTCAAACCCGAGAACGATCGGGAGATCTACCGGGCGGTCGAGGCGGCGAAGGGCGAACTCGGCATCTACATCCGGTCGGACGGCACCGACAAACCCGCGCGCTTCAAGATCCGAAGCCCCTGCTTTTCGAACCTGCAGGCGCTCCCGGAGATGTCCGAAGGCGAGTACGTCCCCGATCTGGTCGCCTCGCTCGGTAGCCTCGACATCGTCCTCGGGGAGGTCGATCGATGAGCGCGGGCGATCTCACCGTCGCGCTGCTCCAGCAGGGTAACGCCTCCAACGCGAGCAACGCGAGCGGTAACGCGACGAACGCGACGAACGCCACCAACGCGACGGCACCCCCCGTCAGCGGGGGGACGCTCACGGACACGATCGGGAACCTGCTCGGCTTCGGCGGGAACATGGGGCCGCTCGAGACGTTCGTCGCGGCGCTGATCGCGGCGTTCATCGTCGGCAACATCATGCTCATCACGACCGCGATCGCGGGGCCGTGGGCGAAGCGGAAGATCACGGCGGCGTTCACCGACCGCATCGCGGTCAACCGGGTCGGGCCGTTCGGCCTGCTCATCATCGTCGCCGACGCGGTGCGCCTCCTCTCGAAGGAACTCATCATCCCCGAGGGCGCGGACCGCCCGGCGTTCGACCTCGCGCCCGTCGTGATGGTCGCCTCCGCCCTGCTCGGGTTCGCGGTCATCCCGATGGGTAGCGGCATCCAGCTCGCCGACCCCGAGGTCGGCCTCGCGTACGTCTTCGCGGTCTCCTCCATCGCCAGCGTCGGACTGGTGATGGGCGGCTACGCGTCGAACAACAAGTACTCGTTCCTCGGCGGTCTGCGCGCGGTGGCGCAGAACATCGCCTACGAGATTCCGCTCGTCGTCACGGCGGCGTCGGTGGTCATCTTCGCCGGCTCGCTCCAGATGAGCACCATCGTGAACATGCAGGCGGAGCCGCTGTTCACGGTGGCGGGCATCACCGTCCCCTCGTGGTACGCGTTCGTCAACCCGTTCGCGTTCGTGCTGTTCATCGCCGCCAACCTCGCCGAGGTCGGGCGCAACCCGTTCGACGTGCCCGAGGCCCCGACCGAGATCGTCGCCGGGTACCAGACGGAGTATTCCTCGGTCTACTTCGTGCTGATGTACCTCGCGGAGTTCCTGCACATCTTCCTCGGCGGGGCGATCATCGCGACGATCTTCCTCGGCGGCCCGGCCGGACCGCTCCTGCCCGGGTTCGTCTGGTTCATGATCAAGATCTGGGCGGTCTTCCTGCTGACGCAGTGGGCCCGCTCTGCGGTCCCGCGCGTCCGCATCGACCAGCTCATCGAGATCGGCTGGAAGGGGATGCTCGTGCTCTCCTTCGCCAACCTCCTGCTCACCGCCGTCATCGTGGGGGTGATCGTCTGAGACGGCCGGCCCCGGGGCGTTCCGGGGCGAGTCGGGCACCGCCCGACGACGCCCGGGCAGGCGGAGATCCCGGGGTTGAAATCCCCCCTTCGAGAAGGGTATACCAATGATTGGAATCCTCAAGGGCATGGCGACCACGATGAAACACGCCCTGGACGGGACGACGTTCACCGTCGAGTACCCCGACCAGGCACCGGAGGTCAGCCCCCGGTTCCGCGGCGTGCACAAGTTCAGCCAGGAGCGCTGCATCTGGTGTCGCCAGTGTGAGAACGTCTGCCCGAACGACACCATCCAGATCGTCACGGACGAACAGCGCAACGGCGAGCAGTACAACCTCCACATCGGCCAGTGCGTCTACTGCCGACTCTGCGAGGAGGTCTGCCCCGTCGACGCCATCCTGCTCACCCAGAACTTCGAGTTCACGGCGGACACGAAGGACGAGTTCGCCTACAACATGGAGCAGTTGAAGAACGTCCCCTGGTACAAGGACATCGACCCGCTCGCCTCCCGCGAGCCCGACCGCGGCGCGTGGATCGGCGAGGGCGAAGGCGACGTGGACTACCAGTAAAGCACCACTTTTTTGGGCGAGGTCCTCCTCGGCGTGGCGAAGCCACGCCTCGTCGAACCCCGCCCAAAAACCTGGACTAAAAACGCCGCTCGCTCGTTCGCTTCGCTCACTCGCTCGCGGTACGACACGGATCGAGCCGCACGCAAAACCTGTTTCCGCGAGCGAGAGCGAGGCGTGAGCGAAGCGAGCGCCTCGAACAGCCGAGCGGCGGAGCCGTGAGGCGAACGCAGTAAGCGGACGCTTGCCGAACGAGAGAAGCGAGTCCAGCAGTGGACGAAAAAGGCCGCTCCGAGCGGTAACGGGAGCGGTGACCCTGCTCTGTGAGGTGCCGCCAACGTTTCGCATCGATGGGTTCACCGCGTGGGGCGGAAAGTGACTAATAGCCGTAGATAGTACGGTACGTATGCCGGTAGTCAGCACGCCGAACGTACTCGGCGGCGACCCCCGTCTCGAAGGACGTCGTATCTCGGTACTACAGGTCGCTGATCTCGTACTCGCGGGGCACGGACCCGAGCACGTCGCCGACCAACTCGGCATCACCCTCGCGGAGGTCCACGAGGCGATGGCTTACTACTACAATCATCCCGACCAGATGGAGGCCGTCCGAGAAGCCTACGAAGACCTCGAAGCGGACCTGGCTGAACGGTCGAACGCGCCACACGCACCACCGTAGATGACTCGACTGGCGTTTCTCGTCGACGAACACGTTCCGCGCGTGTTCACCACCTCCTTACGGTCCAGTGGGTTCGAGGCGACGACCGCCCGAGAACGGTACGGAGAGAGGAGCAACGATCGAACGATCCTCGACGACTGTCGACGGGAGGAGATGGTCGTCGTCACCAACGACCGTGACTTCGTCCGGATGGGCGACGAACACGCGGGCATCGTGATGTATACCGACCGGACCCTATTGCTCGATGCGCCGCTCGAGGCAGTCGAGGCGATCACCCGAATCAATCGGTACTACACGCCGGCGGAGATTCGCAACACCGTCGAATGGTTGGACGACTGGACATAGCCGTCGGCTCGACGGACGACAGCGACTCCTCTAAACCGCTGCCCGTGCATGCGCGCTCGTAGACGATTCTCGAAACGTTGAAACCCCGAGCGCAACGACAGACACCAATGGCAGTAGCAGAGACACTAGCATTCGCGCTGTTCGCCATCGTAACGGTGGGGAGCGCACTCGGCGTCGTGCTCGTGCGTGACGTCTGGCACGCGGCGCTGCTCCTCGGGGTGGCGCTGCTGTCGGTCGCGGTGCACTACGTCATGCTACGCGCCGAGTTCCTGGCGGCGATGCAGGTCCTCGTCTACGTCGGCGGGGTCCTCATCCTCATCACCTTCGCGGTGATGCTGACCCGCGAGTCCGCCAGCGACGAGGAGGTGCCAGCATGACCACGCGTCCACGCTTGAAACTCGACGGCAGTAGCATGGTGCCGGGCCTCGCCGCGGTGGCGTTGTTCGTCGTCATGGCCGCGGTGTTCCTCACTGCGCAGTACGGCCAGCCGCAGGGCTTCGCCGAGGGGAGTATCACCGCGAGCATCGGCTACGCGATGTTCGACCTCGTGAACCTCGCCACCCACGAGTCCGAGGGCTTTCTCATCGCGTTCGAGATCATCGACGTCGTCCTCGTCGCCGCGCTGGTGGCGGCCGTGATGCTGGCGCGCCGCGAAGGCGGCTCCGCTCACGGCCCCGCCGGCGCGTCCGTTCGCACCGACGGCGGACGGGCGGACCGGGACGACTCGACCGAGGACGAACTGGCCGACGAACCGACCGACGGCGAATCCCCGGGGGAGGGCCGCTGATGGCCGTCCCCGTCCAGTACTACCTCGTGCTGTCGGCGGCGGTGTTCTGCATCGGCCTGTTCGGCATCCTGACCCGTCGCAACGCGCTGTTCTTCCTGATGAGCGTCGAACTCATGCTGAACGCGGCGAACATCAACCTCGTCGCGTTCTCCTACCAGTTCGGCAACCTCACCGGGCAGGTGTTCAGCCTGTTCACGATGGCGCTGGCCGCCGCGGAGGTGGCCGTCGGGATCGGCATCATCCTCGTACTGTACCGGAACTTCAGCGACGTGGACGTCACCAAGGCGACCACGATGAGGTGGTAAGATCATGGCAGGAGTATTCGACTACGCGCCGGCGATCGCACTGTTGCCGTTCGTCTCGTTCCTCGTCGCGCTCTTCGGGGGGAAGTACATGCCGAAGAAGGGCGCGCTCGCCGGCATCGTCGCGACCGGCGGCTCGCTCGCGCTGTCCGCCTGGGTGGCGCTGACGGTGCTCGGCGGCGAGACGTACAACCAGGTCATCTACACGTTCGTGGCCACCCAGGACCCGTTCGCCCTGGAGTTCGGCCTGCTGCTCGACCAGCTCTCCTCGCTGATGCTGGTCATCGTCTCGCTCATCGCGTTCCTCGTACACGTGTTCAGCCTCGGCTACATGAACGACGAGGGCGAGATCGGGCTACCGCGGTACTACGCCGAACTCGGCCTGTTCAGCGCGAGCATGCTCGCGTTCGTGATGTCCTCGAACCTGCTGATGGCGTTCATGTTCTTCGAACTGGTCGGGCTCTGCTCGTACCTGCTCATCGGCTTCTGGTTCCGTGACGACGGCCCGGCGTCGGCGGCGAAGAAGGCGTTCCTCGTCACCCGCTTCGGTGACTACTTCTTCCTGATCGGCGTCGTCGCCGTGTTCGCCACGTTCGGCACGGCGGCGTTCGCGGGGGGAGAGAGCTTCCCCCACCTCGCCGAACAGGCCCTGCACGGCGAGGCCCAGGTGAACACCTTCGGCTTCGCGCCGGAGACCTGGTTCACGGTCCTCGGCCTGCTCGTGCTCGGGGGCGTGATGGGCAAGTCCGCCCAGTTCCCGTTCCACACGTGGCTGCCCGACGCGATGGAGGGCCCGACGCCCGTCTCCGCGCTCATCCACGCGGCGACGATGGTCGCCGCTGGCGTCTACCTCGTCGCGCGCATGTACGGCTTCTACGCCCTCTCGCCGACGGCGCTCGCGGTGATCGCCTTCGTCGGCGGCTTCACGGCGCTGTTCGCCGCGACGATGGGCGTCGTCAAGCGCGAGATCAAGCAGGTGCTCGCCTACTCGACCATCTCCCAGTACGGCTACATCATGCTCGCGCTGGGGACGGGCGGATACGTCGCCGCCGTCTTCCACCTGACCACCCACGCGGTGTTCAAGGCGCTGCTGTTCCTCGGCGCGGGGTCGGTCATCATCGCGATGCACCACAACGAGGACATGTGGGACATGGGCGGGCTGAAAGACCGCATGCCCGTCACCTACTGGACGTTCCTCTCGGGGTCGCTCGCGCTCGCGGGCATCGTCCCGTTCTCCGGCTTCTGGTCGAAGGACGAGGTGCTGTTCGAGGCGCTCGTCCACGGCCTCGGCGGGAACCCGCTGCTCCTCGCCGCCTACGCAATGGGCCTGCTCGCCGTCTTCCTGACGGGCTTCTACACCTTCCGGATGGTCATACTGACCTTCCACGGCGAGCCCCGGACGGACACGGCGCGTGATCCCCACGGCGTTCGCTGGAACGTCAAGGGGCCGCTCGTCGTCCTCGGCGTGCTCGCGGCGGTCGTCGGGTTCATCAACGCCGCGCCGATCGCGGAGCTGACCGGCGCGCACGTCGACTTCCTCCACTCGTGGCTGTTCCACGGGCCGGAGAACCTCACCGGCGAGCACTACGAGACGCTGCTCGAGGAGTTCGCCGGCTACGAGGCCGCCTACCCGCTCGGCGAGGTCGGCACGATGCTCGCCTCCGCGGCGGTGTCGCTCGGCCTCGCGCTCGCCGGTGCCGGGCTCGCGGTGGCGCTCTACCGCGGCCCCGCGCCGGTCGAACACACGGACAGACTCGGCTCGATCAAGACGTTGCTCTTCAACAACTACTACCAGGACGAGTACCAGGTGTGGCTCGCCGAGGGCCTGACGGCGAACGTCGCCCGGGGTGCCGACAAGTTCGACCAGGGCGTCATCGACGGCGTGGTCAACGGCGTCTCCAGCGTCTCGCTGTTCTCCGGCAGCCGCATCCGGCGCATCCAGACCGGGATCGTCTCCAACTACGCCGCGCTGCTCACGCTCGGGCTGGTCGCGCTCATCGTCGCGCTCGGGCTGGTCGGGGGGTGGTTCTGAGTGCTGATCGAGGTCCTCATCGCCGCCTGCCTGCTCGGGGCGGCGATCACCTTCCTCGCCCCCGACCGCGTCGCCGGACGCCTCGCGTTCGCGATCAGCCTCGTGCCCGTCGTCGTCAGCGTCTACATGTACTCGGTCTTCGACGGCACGGGTAACGTCCTGCTGCAGGGCGGCCAGCCCGCCTTCGAGACCACGGTCGAGTGGTTCACGCTCGGGGCCTACCAGCTGTCCTACCACACCGGTCTGGACGGCATCTCGATGCCGCTTATCGCGCTCTCGACGATCCTGACGACGCTCGCCATCCTGAGCGCGTGGACGCCGATCGACGAGCGCCAGTCGCAGTTCTACGGGCTGATGTTCGTGATGGAGGCGAGCCTCATCGGCGTCTTCTCCGCGCTCGACTTCTTCGTCTGGTTCGTCTTCTGGGAGGCCGTCCTCATCCCGATGTACTTCCTCATCGGCGTCTGGGGCGGTCCGCGCCGGAAGTACGCCGCGATCAAGTTCTTCGTCTACACGAACGTCGCCTCGCTGGTGATGTTCGTCGGCTTCTTCACCCTCGTGTTCGGGCTGGGCGACTCGATCGCCAGCCTCGGCCTGCCCGAGATCGCGCAGGCGCTCAACCGGGGGGCGCTCGGCTCGGTCTACGGGCTCTCCGGCGACGCGGTCGCGCTGATCGCGTTCGTCCTCATGTTCTTCGGGTTCGCGGTGAAGGTGCCCGTCGTCCCGCTGCACACGTGGCTGCCCGACGCCCACGTCGAGGCCCCCACGCCGGTGTCGGTGATGCTGGCGGGCGTCCTCCTGAAGATGGGGACCTACGCCATGCTCCGGTTCAACTTCACGATGCTGCCGGAGGTGGCGACGGCGCTCGCGCCGTACCTCGCCGCGATCGCGGTGATCAGCGTCATCTACGGCGCGCTGCTCGCGCTCGCCCAGCAGGACCTGAAGCGCATCGTCGCGTACTCCTCGGTCTCGTCGATGGGCTATGTCATCCTCGGTCTCGTCGCCTACACCGTCTACGGGCTGGGCGGCGCGACCTTCCAGATGATCTCCCACGGCCTCATCTCGGGGCTGCTGTTCCTGTGCGTGGGCGTCATCTACAACACGACCCACACGCGCATGGTGGGCGACATGAGCGGGCTGGCCGACCGGATGCCCGTCACGGTCGGCGCGCTGGTCGCCGGCTCGTTCGCCTACATGGGCCTGCCGCTGATGGCCGGCTTCGCCGCGGAGTTCTTCATCTTCGTCGGCACGTTCGACGCCGGGTTCGCCGGCGCGCCCGTGTTCACCGCGCTGGCGATGTTCGGCATCGTCATCGTGGCCGGGTACCTGCTGTTCGCGCTCCAGCGGACGGTGTTCGGCGGGTTCTTCTCCGCGACCGACTACCCGGTGCGTGAGGCCGGCGTCCACGACCTCGTACCGCTGGTCGTGCTCGTCGTGCTCATCGTCGTGCTGGGGACGGCACCCGACATCGCGTTCGCGATGATCCGCGACGCGGTCGGCCCGATCCTCGACCTCGACGCCGCGGGCTACGCCAGCGTCGAGACGCTCAACGCGCTCTCCGCGCTCGGAGGTGTCCAATGATTCCGCTACAAACGACAGAACTCTCCGGGCTGGTCGCGCTCGCGCCGACGCTCGCGTTCGGCCTGACCGCGCTCGGCCTGCTCGTCGTCGACAGCATCGAACCGGAAGCGTCGAACCGCGGCCTGCTCGCGGGGCTCTCCGTCGTGGGGTCGCTGCTCGCGCTGCTCGCGACGGGCTTCGTCCTGTTCGCGACGGGCGGCGAACCGGTCCGGCTGTTCGGCGGACAGCTGATCGTCGACGGGATGAGCCTGTTCTTCACGTTCATCTTCGCGAGCGTGACCGCGCTCGTCAGCCTCGCGAGCTACGACTACCTGCGCGACACCCCCTACCAGGCGGAGTTCTACGCGCTGGTGTTGCTGGCGGCGACGGGCATGTCGCTGATGGCGACGTCGAACTCCTTCGCCACGGTGTTCGTCAGCCTCGAACTGTCCTCGCTTCCCTCCTACGCGCTCGTCGCGTACCTGAAGCGCAACCGCGGGAGCGTCGAGGCGGGCATCAAGTACTTCCTCATCGGGGCGCTCTCGTCTGCGGTACTCGCCTACGGGATCAGCCTCGTCTACGGCGTCACCGGGAGCCTCCTGCTGCCCGAGGTGGCGAGCGCCCTCTCCGGGGGCGTCGGCGACGGCCTGCTCGGCGTGCTCGGCATCGGCGTGCTGATGATCGTCGGCGGGGTCGCGTTCAAGACGGCCTCGGTGCCGTTCCACTTCTGGGCCCCCGAGGCGTACGAGGGCGCGCCCGCACCCATCTCGGCGTTCCTCTCGTCGGCCTCGAAGGCCGCCGGGTTCGTCGTCGCGTTCCGCGTGTTCGTCACCGCGTTCCCGCTCGAGGCGAACATCGGCGTCGACTGGGTGCTCGCGTTCCAGGTGCTCGCGTTCGTGACGATGTTCATCGGGAACTTCGCCGCCGCGACCCAGGAGAACGTAAAGCGCATGCTGGCGTACTCCTCGATCGGGCACGCCGGCTACGTCCTCATCGCGCTCGGCGCGCTCACTGGCGCGGGCGACAGCGGGTTCATCCTCGGCGCGGGGATGCTCCACCTCGTCGTCTACGGGTTCATGAACACGGGCGCGTTCCTGTTCGTCGCGCTCGTCGAGTACTGGGGCGTCGGGCGCACCTTCGAGGACTACAACGGCCTCGCGACCCAGGCACCGGTCGCCTGCGTGGCGATGACCGTCTTCCTGTTCAGCCTCGCGGGGCTGCCCATCGGCGGGGGCTTCCTCTCGAAGTTCTTCCTGCTGATGGCGGCCGTCGACGGCGGCGTGCTCCTGCTCGCCGCCGCGCTCGTCATCAACAGCGCGCTGTCGCTGTACTACTACTCCCGCGTCGTGCGGGCGATGTGGATCGAGGATCCGTCTACGCCCTTCGACATCGAGAGCTACCCGACGGGACTCTACGCCGCGGTCGTCGCCGCGGCCGTCGTCACCGTCGCGCTGCTGCCCGCCCTCGGACTGTTCTCCGACGTGGCGTTCGAGGCGGCCGCGACGCTCTTCTGACGGGCGGGGCGTCGTTCCGACTCGTTCGGTTCCGTTCGCGTTCGTTCCCGTTCTCGCCGTCGCGGGTCCGCCCGTCCCGGCGCTCCCGCCCCGCCGCTCCCATCCGCCTCGAGTACCGTCCGTCCGGCGGGACGCTCCCGCCGGAAGAACCGACCGATGGCGATCGATTCGATGCTCCGCCCGCAGAGTTTTACCCGCTCGCTCCGGTAGGGAGTGTATGACAACCCGGCTCGTCCTCGCCTGCGGGTCGTTCGGCCACTCGCTCTACGACGACCTCGGCGATCTGCCGGGGGAACTTCTCGTCGTCACCGACGAGGAGAGCCGCGTGGAGGCGTTGCGCGAGGAGAGTATCCCGGCGACCCGGGGTGACTGTGGCGACCCGGAGACGATCCGGGCGGTCGTCGACGAGGACGACCGCCCGGTCGAGACCGTCGTCGTGGCGGGCACCGACGCGGCGACGAACCGGCGCGCGGTCGCGGCGGCGCGCGAGGCGTACCCCGACGCGATGCTCCTCGCGTACGTCCCCGCGGAGACCGACGGAGAGACGCGCGACGCCATCGAGGCGGTGGCCGATCGGGTCGTCGACCC
The Halomarina pelagica DNA segment above includes these coding regions:
- a CDS encoding complex I subunit 4 family protein → MLIEVLIAACLLGAAITFLAPDRVAGRLAFAISLVPVVVSVYMYSVFDGTGNVLLQGGQPAFETTVEWFTLGAYQLSYHTGLDGISMPLIALSTILTTLAILSAWTPIDERQSQFYGLMFVMEASLIGVFSALDFFVWFVFWEAVLIPMYFLIGVWGGPRRKYAAIKFFVYTNVASLVMFVGFFTLVFGLGDSIASLGLPEIAQALNRGALGSVYGLSGDAVALIAFVLMFFGFAVKVPVVPLHTWLPDAHVEAPTPVSVMLAGVLLKMGTYAMLRFNFTMLPEVATALAPYLAAIAVISVIYGALLALAQQDLKRIVAYSSVSSMGYVILGLVAYTVYGLGGATFQMISHGLISGLLFLCVGVIYNTTHTRMVGDMSGLADRMPVTVGALVAGSFAYMGLPLMAGFAAEFFIFVGTFDAGFAGAPVFTALAMFGIVIVAGYLLFALQRTVFGGFFSATDYPVREAGVHDLVPLVVLVVLIVVLGTAPDIAFAMIRDAVGPILDLDAAGYASVETLNALSALGGVQ
- a CDS encoding NADH-quinone oxidoreductase subunit N, which encodes MIPLQTTELSGLVALAPTLAFGLTALGLLVVDSIEPEASNRGLLAGLSVVGSLLALLATGFVLFATGGEPVRLFGGQLIVDGMSLFFTFIFASVTALVSLASYDYLRDTPYQAEFYALVLLAATGMSLMATSNSFATVFVSLELSSLPSYALVAYLKRNRGSVEAGIKYFLIGALSSAVLAYGISLVYGVTGSLLLPEVASALSGGVGDGLLGVLGIGVLMIVGGVAFKTASVPFHFWAPEAYEGAPAPISAFLSSASKAAGFVVAFRVFVTAFPLEANIGVDWVLAFQVLAFVTMFIGNFAAATQENVKRMLAYSSIGHAGYVLIALGALTGAGDSGFILGAGMLHLVVYGFMNTGAFLFVALVEYWGVGRTFEDYNGLATQAPVACVAMTVFLFSLAGLPIGGGFLSKFFLLMAAVDGGVLLLAAALVINSALSLYYYSRVVRAMWIEDPSTPFDIESYPTGLYAAVVAAAVVTVALLPALGLFSDVAFEAAATLF